A portion of the Naumovozyma castellii chromosome 2, complete genome genome contains these proteins:
- the NCAS0B01430 gene encoding WD40 repeat domain-containing protein (ancestral locus Anc_8.651), producing MPTTQKPWARSAPSLYHHISSVKPKFITRVDDVLHFTKTLTFRSEIIPNKAKGTLTASLLYSQGSDIYEIDCDLPLASFYQTITGNGKDSSSTLSSLPNSEYGDAFKGVEDTKLSTKWIYAGETVTKMSYLDSSLDSTIIAMSKNGSLAWFKDGCKVPIHIVQEMMGPATRFSSIHSHVRPDSLAVSDFCLSANLDTVVKSQSSGTEEDSILKVIDNSGRPGDILRTIHVPGTTVTHSVRFFDNHLFASCSDDNILRFWDTRTSKRPLWILNEHQNGRLTSFDTSQVTNELFVTGFSTGVIKLWDVRAVETATTDLTHRQNGEDPIQNELLSLYHSGGDSVVDVQFSPTSSSEFLTVGSTGNVYHWDTEYFFSKYDDDNEDEASMDNATPEELQGQCLKFFHTGGSRRSSNSQFGKKNTVAWHPVIDDLVGTVDANSLVTVYKPFTGRDL from the coding sequence ATGCCAACAACACAAAAACCATGGGCCAGATCTGCCCCATCTCTTTATCATCACATCTCCTCCGTGAAACCAAAATTCATCACTCGTGTAGACGATGTTCTCCATTTCACCAAAACATTGACGTTTAGAAGCGAGATCATTCCCAACAAGGCCAAGGGTACCCTTACTGCCAGTCTTCTTTATTCACAGGGAAGTGACATTTACGAAATTGATTGTGATTTGCCGCTGGCTTCATTCTATCAAACCATTACAGGAAACGGGAAGGACTCCTCATCgacattatcatcattaccCAATTCAGAATACGGGGATGCATTCAAAGGAGTAGAGGACACCAAACTATCCACGAAATGGATCTATGCTGGTGAAACGGTGACCAAAATGAGTTATTTGGATAGTTCATTAGACAGTACCATAATTGCCATGTCGAAGAACGGATCTCTTGCATGGTTCAAAGATGGATGTAAAGTACCCATCCATATTGTACAAGAAATGATGGGACCCGCCACTAGATTTTCATCCATCCATTCTCATGTAAGGCCAGACTCACTAGCGGTATCTGATTTTTGTCTTTCTGCCAATTTGGATACCGTGGTAAAATCTCAAAGTAGTGGGACAGAGGAAGATTCCATTTTAAAAGTTATCGATAATTCAGGGAGACCAGGTGATATTTTGCGTACCATTCATGTTCCAGGGACCACGGTGACACATTCGGTAAGATTTTTCGATAATCATCTTTTTGCATCGTGTTCCGATGATAACATTTTAAGATTTTGGGATACGAGAACTTCCAAGAGACCCCTTTGGATTCTCAACGAGCATCAAAATGGGAGATTGACCTCTTTTGACACATCACAAGTGACTAATGAATTGTTCGTGACAGGGTTTAGTACGGGTGTCATCAAACTATGGGATGTTCGTGCCGTGGAGACTGCGACTACAGATTTGACACATAGACAAAATGGTGAAGACCCCattcaaaatgaattgTTAAGCTTGTATCACTCTGGTGGGGACTCCGTTGTGGATGTACAATTCTCACCAACGTCATCGTCAGAATTTTTGACTGTGGGTAGCACGGGGAATGTGTATCATTGGGATACGGagtatttcttttctaaatatgatgatgataatgaagatgaagcCTCTATGGATAATGCTACACCTGAAGAGTTACAAGGACAATGTTTGAAGTTCTTCCATACCGGTGGAAGTAGGAGATCGAGTAATAGTCAATTTGGTAAGAAGAACACGGTTGCTTGGCATCCAGTCATTGACGATTTGGTCGGGACAGTGGACGCGAATAGTTTAGTAACTGTATACAAGCCCTTTACAGGGAGGGATCTTTGA
- the MGE1 gene encoding mitochondrial nucleotide exchange factor MGE1 (ancestral locus Anc_8.653) produces the protein MSALFTSATRSASRRLTIQTPTAMRSLALNRSATLPLNFRLYSDAAKDKEQKEEQKSDENLTEEQKKIKELETKLETKSKEAVELKDSLLRSVADFRNLQNVTKKDIQKAKDFALQKFAKDLLESVDNFGHALSAFKEEDLEKSKEISDLYTGVRMTRDVFEKTLKKHGIEKLDPIGETFDPNKHEATFELAQPDKEPGTVFHVQQIGFTLNDRVIRPAKVGIVKSTDE, from the coding sequence ATGAGTGCCTTATTTACTTCCGCAACTAGAAGTGCATCCAGAAGACTTACCATTCAAACTCCAACGGCGATGAGATCGTTGGCATTGAATAGAAGCGCTACCCTTCCATTAAACTTTAGACTGTACTCTGATGCCGCCAAGGATAAGGAACAGAAGGAAGAACAGAAATCTGACGAAAATCTGactgaagaacaaaagaagatcAAGGAATTGGAAACTAAATTGGAAACCAAGTCCAAGGAAGCTGTCGAATTAAAGGATAGTTTACTAAGATCTGTTGCCGACTTTAGAAACTTACAAAATGTTACGAAAAAGGATATTCAAAAGGCTAAGGATTTTGCACTTCAAAAATTTGCTAAGGATTTGTTGGAGTCCGTCGATAACTTCGGTCATGCCCTATCTGCTTTCAAGGAAGAAGATCTTGAGAAATCTAAGGAGATTAGCGACTTATACACTGGTGTTAGGATGACCAGAGATGTGTTCGAAAAGACCTTGAAAAAACATGGGATTGAAAAGTTAGACCCAATTGGTGAGACTTTTGATCCAAACAAGCATGAAGCCACTTTCGAACTTGCACAACCAGACAAGGAACCAGGAACCGTCTTTCACGTTCAACAAATTGGTTTCACATTAAACGATAGAGTCATCAGACCTGCAAAGGTTGGTATTGTTAAGTCTACTGATGAgtaa
- the KIN4 gene encoding putative serine/threonine protein kinase KIN4 (ancestral locus Anc_8.654), with product MTNSQRNTYCGPSVPVSSAHQNPTISRNKKSHMKFGPYIVGATLGEGEFGKVKMGWSTTSSSSGKITEDSKQVAIKLIRRDFIKKGSEKEMKIFREINSLKHLTHPNIVRLEEVLQNSKYIGIVLEYASGGEFYKYVQRKRRLKEATACRLFAQLISGVSYMHSKGIVHRDLKLENLLLDKHENLIITDFGFVNEFYADNELMKTSCGSPCYAAPELVITTEPYKARKADIWSCGIILYGMLAGYLPWDDDKQNPNGEDIVRLYHYITKTPLKFPEYITPLPRDLLRHILVSNPVRRMSSRHIKKHEWLSPHSHFLSITSEEWDNIYASKEKQKLASTEEAQQPQHHNISARASYTQGTLPSRMISTTDQFTKQIAVTSSIRSVSNSVNETNPEILNYLAGTRRRSTNRRQSEYDNSDIHPYIAEIPEPVVLPEVPPKDNIKVSSKLHNNGRRVRPATYMSTSSRPTMSESTDLTSSTDTSYKTAQMSRSSNHTSNDMDFNQRYNSISIGNSANMIPPISPQQEIQRDPNNIRVNRNRHSVHLESQTRRTLKKDHIDSEAPILEIDEETKRLSVKEPVSTSQLKNMRTNIENEFTSAKNFDKETNKKRFSFLSFVSPKDSDSNSNSELNNISSNARSDRSHMHPKPPMTYADSKSTRHPPGSRKTSSQNRNVSSNQTRKQQLRSSIMVSALPMSDLEAQWEQVEKNGKEQSTARRVLDFFKRRSMRI from the coding sequence ATGACAAATTCACAACGAAATACTTATTGTGGTCCAAGCGTGCCAGTCTCATCGGCTCATCAAAACCCAACAATATCAAGGAATAAGAAGAGTCATATGAAATTCGGTCCTTATATTGTAGGTGCTACTTTGGGAGAAGGTGAGTTTGGTAAAGTTAAAATGGGTTGGTCAAccacttcatcatcatctggGAAAATAACTGAAGATTCTAAACAAGTAGCAATCAAGTTAATTAGAAGAGATTTTATTAAGAAAGGAtcagaaaaggaaatgaaaatattcagaGAAATAAATTCTCTGAAACATTTAACTCACCCCAATATAGTCAGATTGGAAGAAGTGTTACAGAATTCTAAGTATATTGGAATTGTCCTAGAATATGCATCTGGTGGTGAATTCTATAAATATGTGCAAAGAAAACGGAGATTGAAAGAGGCCACTGCATGTCGATTATTTGCACAATTGATTAGTGGTGTTTCATATATGCACTCAAAAGGTATAGTTCATAGGGATTTGAAGTTGGAAAACCTGTTGTTGGATAAGCATGAAAATTTGATTATTACTGATTTTGGAtttgttaatgaattttatgctgataatgaattgatGAAGACGTCATGTGGTTCGCCGTGTTATGCAGCTCCCGAATTAGTGATCACAACAGAACCTTACAAGGCGAGGAAGGCAGATATTTGGTCTTGCGGTATTATTCTTTATGGTATGCTGGCGGGATACTTACCATGGGATGATGATAAACAAAATCCCAATGGAGAAGATATCGTTCGATTATATCATTATATTACCAAGACTCCTTTAAAGTTTCCCGAATACATTACACCACTTCCTAGGGATCTGTTGAGACATATTTTGGTGTCAAATCCGGTGAGAAGAATGAGTTCAAGACATATTAAGAAACATGAATGGTTAAGTCCGCACAGTCACTTCTTGTCTATCACCTCAGAAGAATGGGATAATATATATGCGTCAAAAGAAAAGCAGAAGCTAGCTAGTACAGAGGAGGCGCAACAGCCTCAGCATCATAATATCTCTGCCAGAGCTTCTTACACACAAGGGACATTGCCATCAAGAATGATTTCCACCACAGATCAATTCACGAAACAAATAGCTGTTACGTCAAGCATACGAAGTGTGTCAAATTCGGTTAATGAAACCAATCCAGAAATACTGAATTATCTAGCTGGAACTAGGAGAAGAAGTACTAACAGAAGACAAAGTGAATATGATAATTCCGACATTCATCCTTATATAGCGGAAATTCCCGAACCCGTGGTATTACCTGAAGTACCTCCAAAAGATAATATTAAGGTATCATCAAAACTGCATAATAACGGCAGAAGGGTACGCCCAGCTACGTATATGTCGACAAGTAGTAGACCAACAATGTCTGAATCAACTGACTTAACAAGTTCAACTGATACCTCTTATAAAACGGCACAAATGTCCCGCTCAAGCAATCATACTTCTAACGATATGGATTTTAATCAACGTTATAActcaatttcaattggaaattcaGCAAATATGATTCCACCCATATCCCCTcaacaagaaattcaaagagatCCTAATAATATAAGAGTAAATCGAAATAGACATTCTGTCCATCTTGAAAGCCAGACAAGAAgaacattgaaaaaagacCATATTGATTCAGAAGCCCCAATACtggaaattgatgaagaaacaaagcGTCTTTCTGTGAAAGAGCCAGTTTCCACATCTCAATTAAAGAACATGCGTACTAATATTGAGAATGAATTCACTTCTGCAAAGAATTTCGATAAAGAGACCAACAAAAAGAGATTTAGCTTTCTTTCATTTGTATCACCTAAGGATTCAGATAGCAATTCAAACTCTGAGCTCAACAACATCTCTTCTAATGCTAGATCGGATCGTTCACATATGCATCCTAAGCCACCAATGACCTATGCAGATAGTAAATCTACTCGTCATCCACCTGGGTCTAGGAAGACCAGTTCTCAAAATCGTAATGTCTCATCCAATCAAACCAGGAAACAACAACTTCGATCATCTATCATGGTGTCCGCATTACCAATGAGTGATCTAGAGGCACAATGGGAACAAGTTGAGAAAAACGGAAAGGAACAATCTACGGCAAGAAGAGTATTAGACTTCTTCAAACGTAGAAGCATGAGAATTTAA
- the MKK1 gene encoding mitogen-activated protein kinase kinase MKK1 (ancestral locus Anc_8.652), which produces MASLFRPPEQTKRNVHQPKLRLPPLFNENINTNEIQLSTDGTNTPKSSSNLNLPMYSSMSSISPSPSIYGPKSSSSIKSMKRRPIPPPIPSVPILHGSSPRESPIRSPYRPPPTMTPTELSAAVKDLEIKDSTNTPTTLTTNNNQESIYKRKDLNQSVDSYYSTLLSVYDEQSHSNVTSPLKDEPLSLEGKDIDQLDCEMWEKADMKEKIVSLGVLGEGAGGSVEKCKLKHGKKVFALKIVNTLNTDPEFQKQIFRELQFNKSFKSDYIVRYYGMFNDVNSSSIYIAMEYMGGKSLEAVYKNLLSRGGRISEKVLGKISESVLRGLSYLHEQKVIHRDIKPQNILFNEKGQVKLCDFGVSGEAVNSLATTFTGTSFYMAPERIQGQPYSVTCDIWSLGLTILEVAQGRFPFGSDKITATIAPIELLVLILTFNPELKDEPELNITWSKAFKSFIHFCLKKDPHERPSPRQMIDHPWIQGQMKKKVNMENFIKKCWEVVGADEEHN; this is translated from the coding sequence ATGGCATCGTTGTTCAGACCACCTGAACAGACAAAACGAAACGTTCACCAACCAAAATTACGTTTACCGCCGCTATTCAACGAAAACATAAACACCAATGAGATTCAACTATCCACAGATGGAACAAATACACCgaaatcatcttcaaatttgaacCTACCCATGTACTCATCCATGTCATCCATATCGCCCTCTCCATCCATTTACGGACCTAAATCCTCCTCTTCCATAAAATCCATGAAGAGAAGGCCCATCCCTCCGCCTATTCCATCAGTACCTATCCTTCATGGGTCCTCACCCAGGGAAAGCCCGATAAGATCCCCCTATAGACCTCCTCCAACCATGACACCAACGGAACTCTCCGCAGCAGtcaaagatttagaaataaAGGACAGTACGAATACTCCCACTACGCTGACGACGAATAATAATCAAGAGTCCATTTATAAGAGGAAGGACTTGAATCAATCCGTGGACTCCTATTATTCAACATTGTTGTCTGTGTATGATGAACAAAGTCATAGTAATGTGACGAGCCCACTGAAAGATGAACCATTATCATTGGAGGGGAAAGACATAGATCAATTAGATTGTGAAATGTGGGAAAAGGCAGAtatgaaagagaagataGTTTCATTAGGTGTCCTTGGTGAAGGTGCCGGTGGATCTGTGGAGAAATGTAAGTTAAAACATGGTAAGAAAGTGTTTGCCTTGAAAATTGTTAATACTTTGAATACTGACCCTGAATTCCAGAAGCAAATATTTAGAGAATTGCAATTCAATAAAAGTTTTAAATCTGATTATATAGTGAGATATTACGGAATGTTCAACGACGTTAACAGCTCGTCCATTTATATCGCAATGGAATATATGGGTGGGAAATCACTGGAGGCAGTTTACAAGAATTTACTCAGTAGAGGTGGAAGAATAAGTGAAAAAGTCCTCGGGAAGATTTCAGAGAGCGTATTAAGAGGACTTTCCTATCTTCACGAACAGAAAGTTATTCATAGAGACATTAAACCTCAGAATATACTATTTAACGAAAAGGGTCAAGTGAAACTCTGTGACTTTGGTGTCAGTGGTGAAGCGGTCAATTCTTTAGCAACTACATTTACAGGAACATCCTTTTATATGGCCCCTGAAAGAATACAAGGACAGCCCTACAGTGTTACATGTGACATCTGGTCATTAGGGCTCACCATATTGGAAGTTGCGCAGGGGAGGTTCCCGTTCGGATCAGATAAGATAACTGCTACTATTGCCCCCATTGAACTTTTAGTCCTAATCTTAACGTTTAACCCAGAACTGAAGGACGAACCTGAGTTAAACATTACATGGAGCAAAGCATTCAAATCCTTTATTCACTTTTGTTTGAAAAAGGATCCACATGAACGGCCATCACCTAGACAGATGATTGACCACCCGTGGATACAAGGgcaaatgaagaagaaagtaaaCATGGAAAACTTCATTAAGAAATGTTGGGAAGTAGTGGGGGCTGATGAGGAGCACAACTGA
- the RPL33B gene encoding 60S ribosomal protein eL33 (ancestral locus Anc_8.655) — protein sequence MAESHRLYVKGKHLSYQRSKSVNNPNVSLIKIEGVATPQEAQFYLGKRIAYVYRASKEIRGSKIRVMWGKVTRTHGNSGVVRATFRNNLPAKTFGASVRIFLYPSNI from the exons ATGGCTGAATCCCATAGAT TGTACGTCAAAGGTAAGCACTTATCCTACCAAAGATCTAAGAGTGTTAACAACCCAAATGTTTCTTTGATCAAGATTGAAGGTGTTGCCACTCCACAAGAAGCTCAATTCTACTTGGGTAAGCGTATTGCTTACGTTTACAGAGCTTCCAAGGAAATTAGAGGTTCCAAGATTAGAGTTATGTGGGGTAAGGTCACCAGAACTCACGGTAACTCTGGTGTCGTTAGAGCTACTTTCAGAAACAACTTGCCAGCCAAGACTTTCGGTGCTTCTGTCAGAATCTTCTTGTACCCATCTAACATCTAA
- the NCAS0B01440 gene encoding WD40 repeat domain-containing protein — protein sequence MTKVFKQSSYEHISSFKPKFLQRVDNVLHHSKAVTFSSNVVPDTDKGTLSTSLIYSQGSDIYELGCEFPLGGEKNKEPKPDSEYGDAFAKVEDKKFSPKWVYSGETVSKMAYLDGSETTLLAMSKNGSLAWFQEGVKVPVHIVQEMMGPMTSYAAMHSHVRPDSLAVSDFAVSLDGETVVKSQSNGSEEDSILKIIDNAGKPSEILRTIHVPGTTVTHSVRFFDNHMFASCSDDNVLRFWDTRTNDKPLWVLADPQNGRLTSFDASSVSSDLFVTGFSTGLIKLWDARAVEAATLDFTNRQNGEEPIQKEIANFYHSGGDSVVDVQFSPTSPTEVLTVGGSGNVYHWDMEYALSNYDADDKNRVPQDACEKLQTESLKFLHTGGSRRSSKQRGKRNTVAWHPVIDELVATVDDDSLVSVYKPFTIDSN from the coding sequence atgACTAAAGTCTTCAAACAATCCTCATACGAGCACATCTCGAGTTTCAAACCAAAATTCCTACAACGTGTCGACAACGTCCTACATCATAGTAAAGCTGTCACTTTTAGCAGCAACGTCGTCCCAGACACAGACAAGGGAACTTTGTCCACCAGTTTGATCTACTCTCAAGGTAGTGACATTTACGAATTGGGATGTGAATTCCCATTGGGTGGTGAGAAGAACAAGGAACCTAAACCAGATTCTGAATACGGTGATGCTTTCGCTAAAGTTGAAGATAAGAAATTCAGTCCAAAATGGGTCTACTCAGGGGAAACAGTCTCCAAGATGGCTTATTTGGACGGTAGTGAAACTACTTTATTAGCTATGTCCAAGAATGGGTCTCTTGCCTGGTTCCAAGAAGGTGTTAAGGTACCTGTCCATATCGTGCAAGAAATGATGGGTCCAATGACAAGTTATGCTGCAATGCATTCTCATGTTAGACCAGACTCATTGGCTGTTTCCGATTTCGCTGTCTCCTTAGATGGTGAAACCGTCGTGAAATCTCAAAGTAATGGGTCCGAAGAAGATTCTATCTTGAAGATCATTGATAATGCAGGTAAACCAAGTGAAATCTTACGTACCATTCATGTTCCAGGTACCACTGTGACTCATTCCGTCAGATTCTTCGACAATCACATGTTTGCCTCTTGTTCCGATGATAACGTACTAAGATTCTGGGATACTAGAACCAACGATAAGCCATTATGGGTTCTTGCTGATCCACAAAATGGTAGATTGACATCATTTGATGCTTCCTCAGTCTCCAGCGATTTATTCGTCACTGGGTTCTCTACTGGGCTCATTAAATTATGGGATGCTCGTGCTGTGGAAGCTGCCACTCTAGATTTCACCAACAGACAAAATGGGGAAGAACCCATCCAAAAGGAAATCGCCAATTTCTACCATTCTGGTGGTGATTCTGTTGTGGACGTTCAATTCTCTCCAACTTCTCCAACTGAAGTACTAACCGTCGGTGGATCTGGTAACGTTTACCATTGGGATATGGAATACGCATTGTCTAATTACGATGCTGATGATAAGAACAGAGTCCCACAAGACGCTTGTGAAAAACTACAAACTGAATCGTTGAAATTCTTGCACACTGGTGGTAGCAGAAGAAGTTCCAAGCAAAGAGGTAAGAGAAACACCGTCGCATGGCATCCAGTCATCGATGAGTTGGTCGCCACTGTCGACGATGATAGTCTAGTCAGTGTTTACAAGCCATTCACCATCGATTCCAACTAA
- the TAM41 gene encoding putative phosphatidate cytidylyltransferase (ancestral locus Anc_1.86): MLSTLSAIRSLSLRKTVVISKLPSFSTIRHQSTTTTTKNESAGAEPDLLIHEALIHHQKPDIAGSSLAADDVRLPLLEEGIRKSDELTSNFTDYMFRFNRLPPNFASNQFMSLDQELQRELTQIMDNFDAPIRYAFGYGSGVFEQKGYETGDSSPLPQIDMIFGVTYPEHFHSLNMRQNPHHYSTLKYFGSKFVSKFQEIGAGIYFNPFVEINGHEVKYGVVSMKRLLKDLATWDSFYLAGRLQKPVKILKNDLRVQYWNQLNLKAAATLAKHLTLKRNKGKFDEFQFYKEITGLSYLGDIRYTLGGENPNKVHNIVEKNFERFQLYYKPIYKDVIINNSTYLPKGYTVDNATRILRGRISKSSVLQTLKGVLTAGVSKSVRYAWAKKMKSFKK; this comes from the coding sequence ATGCTGTCCACTTTGTCTGCTATTCGTTCGCTCTCCCTAAGAAAGACCGTTGTTATCAGTAAGCTACCGAGTTTCTCCACCATCAGGCACCAAAGTACCACTACGACGACCAAAAATGAATCTGCAGGAGCAGAGCCAGATCTTCTAATACACGAGGCACttattcatcatcaaaaaCCAGACATTGCAGGTTCATCGCTTGCTGCTGATGATGTTCGTCTACCGTTATTAGAGGAAGGTATCAGGAAGTCCGACGAATTAACCTCCAATTTTACAGACTACATGTTTCGTTTCAATCGATTACCACCAAATTTTGCTTCTAATCAATTCATGAGTCTGGACCAAGAATTACAAAGGGAACTGACGCAAATAATGGACAACTTTGACGCGCCAATAAGATATGCTTTTGGTTATGGATCAGGTGTGTTTGAGCAGAAGGGCTACGAAACAGGGGACTCTTCTCCACTGCCTCAGATTGATATGATCTTTGGTGTCACTTACCCAGaacattttcattctttaaatatgaGACAGAATCCTCATCATTATTCcactttgaaatattttggatCCAAGtttgtttccaaatttcaaGAGATTGGTGCTGGAATTTATTTTAACCCATTTGTGGAGATCAATGGGCATGAGGTGAAATACGGTGTTGTATCAATGAAGAGGTTATTGAAGGATTTAGCCACCTGGGATAGTTTCTACCTGGCAGGTAGATTGCAAAAACCAgtaaagatattgaagaatgaTTTGAGAGTACAATATTGGAATCAACTGAATTTGAAAGCAGCGGCTACTTTGGCCAAACATTTAACTTTGAAGAGAAATAAGGggaaatttgatgaatttcaattttataaagaaattactGGGTTAAGTTACTTGGGTGACATCAGGTACACATTGGGCGGCGAGAACCCTAATAAAGTTCATAATATAGTagaaaagaattttgaaagattccAATTATATTATAAGCCCATCTATAAGGATGTGATTATCAACAATTCCACGTATTTACCGAAGGGTTATACCGTAGACAATGCAACAAGAATATTACGGGGAAGAATCAGTAAGTCGAGTGTATTGCAAACACTGAAGGGCGTACTTACTGCAGGTGTTTCCAAGTCTGTAAGATATGCTTGGgcaaagaagatgaaatcattcaaaaaataa